The sequence ACCCGAGGACTTGGCCGCCACCCACGCCGCGGCCTTCACTCAGTCGCGGCCCTGGTCAGCGGCGGAGTTTGCCTCCCTGCTGGACAGCCCGCTGACCTTTGCCACCGGCGATGCCCGCTGCTTTGCACTGGTGCGGGTGATCGCGGATGAGGCAGAGCTGCTGACCATCGCCACCAGCCCCGCCCATCAGCGCCAGGGCCTGGCCCGCGCCTGCATGGCGGACTGGGAATCAGCCGCCCGCGCGCGGGGCGCGGCGGAGGTGTTCCTGGAAGTGGCCGCGGACAATGCCCCTGCACAGGCGCTGTACAACGCCTGCGGATTCGCGGAATGCGGGCGCCGGGCCGGATATTACCGCCGGGAAGGGGCAAAACCGGCGGATGCGATCCTGATGAGAAAAGCTTTACGCTAGGCCAGTTGCGCGGATTTCGCACCAAATGGTCAAAAAGCGGTTGACCCTCTCCCTGCCCTGCAGGCTAAATTGCCGCACCCTCTAAGGCCTGAACGGGGCCGGGCAGCGGAAAAGCCCCGCTGCATCCAACAAAAATGACAGTGGGAGTTAACCTGATGACCCTGATGAAACCGCTGATGGGCGCAGCCGCGTCGCTGGCCCTGACCGCAGGTGCCGCGCTGGCCGAGCCTGCGCTGATCTTCGACTTGGGCGGCAAGTTCGACAAGAGCTTCAACGAAGCCGCCCACAACGGCGCCCAGCGCTGGGTCGAAGAGACCGGCGGCACCTACCGTGAGATCGAGCTGCAGTCCGAAGCCCAGCGCGAGCAGGCGCTGCGCCGCTTTGCCGAGGCCGGCGCCAACCCGATCGTGATGGTCGGCTTTGCCTTTGCCGACGCCCTGGGCCAGGTGGCAGCCGATTATCCGGACACCAAGTTCACCATCATCGACATGGTGGTTGAAGGCGACAACGTGCGCTCGGTTGTCTTTAACGAACACGAAGGCTCTTATCTGGTGGGCATGCTGGCCGCGATGGCGTCGGAATCGAACACCGTCGGCTTTATTGGCGGCATGGACATTCCGCTGATCCGCAAGTTCGCCTGCGGCTACGCCGAAGGCGTCAAGGCGGCCAACCCGGACGCCAAGGTGATTTCCAACATGACCGGCACCACCCCGGCAGCCTGGAACGACCCGGTGAAGGGCTCTGAGCTGACCAAGGCGCAGATCAGCCAGGGCGCTGACGTGGTCTATGCCGCGGCCGGCGGCACCGGCGTGGGCGTGCTGCAGACCGCGGCCGACGAAGGCATCCTGTCGATCGGCGTGGACAGCAACCAGAACCACCTGCACTCGGGCAAAGTGCTGACCTCGATGACCAAGAACGTCGGCAACGCCGTGTTCGAGGCGTTCACCGACGGCGCGGAGATGGAGACCGGCTTCTCTGTCATGGGCCTGGCCAATGGCGGTGTCGGCTATGCGATGGATGAGCACAACGCCGACCTGGTGACCGAAGAGATGAAGGCCGCGGTGGACGAAGCTGCTGCCAAGATCGCCTCGGGCGAGATCAAAGTGCATGACTACATGTCCGATGACAGC is a genomic window of Leisingera caerulea DSM 24564 containing:
- a CDS encoding GNAT family N-acetyltransferase, which translates into the protein MADPLTPEDLAATHAAAFTQSRPWSAAEFASLLDSPLTFATGDARCFALVRVIADEAELLTIATSPAHQRQGLARACMADWESAARARGAAEVFLEVAADNAPAQALYNACGFAECGRRAGYYRREGAKPADAILMRKALR
- a CDS encoding BMP family lipoprotein → MTLMKPLMGAAASLALTAGAALAEPALIFDLGGKFDKSFNEAAHNGAQRWVEETGGTYREIELQSEAQREQALRRFAEAGANPIVMVGFAFADALGQVAADYPDTKFTIIDMVVEGDNVRSVVFNEHEGSYLVGMLAAMASESNTVGFIGGMDIPLIRKFACGYAEGVKAANPDAKVISNMTGTTPAAWNDPVKGSELTKAQISQGADVVYAAAGGTGVGVLQTAADEGILSIGVDSNQNHLHSGKVLTSMTKNVGNAVFEAFTDGAEMETGFSVMGLANGGVGYAMDEHNADLVTEEMKAAVDEAAAKIASGEIKVHDYMSDDSCPVLSF